In Merismopedia glauca CCAP 1448/3, a single genomic region encodes these proteins:
- a CDS encoding hybrid sensor histidine kinase/response regulator, whose amino-acid sequence MTPKTNYGQYLAKFPLRFFLIVPFVMQVFLAVGLVGYLSFRNGQKAVNRLVEHLSNEVSDRVDQHLDSYLGLPPQIGALGVDALQTGLIDIHNFRQAERFFWKQAHIYPNINFIGYYLNTGAGGGAGRWLPGQGVTVVQHSLVDGKDYAYATDAQGNRTKLLDATKYDARQDQWYQDGVKARKPVWSKIYTAEGFTGYVAATVAYPIYDKKRQLIGVFSTDLLLSEISNFLRQLQISPQGRVFIIERDGMLVGNSSVRETYNIVNGKTQRLSALNSPDPQIRMTAEHLKEKFGSFQAITSEKQLEFFWDDQRQFVQVLPWRDRYGLDWVVIVTIPESDFMGEINANTRTTILLCFAALMTTTLLGMLTSRWITSPIEHLSNASQAIAGGDLNQKVEVKSIRELNSLSQAFNGMAQQLRDWVDLLEKRVSERTVQLAEATKEAETAKSSAIAANRAKSEFLANMSHELRTPLNAILGFAQVMNRDRELKPEQQENLGIITRSGEHLLSLINDVLDMSKIEAGRIALNQNDFDLYAVLETIEEMLILRANLKGLSLIIDRAEDLPRYIKTDEKKLRQVLLNLLGNAIKFTQKGHIWLRVQTQYIASVDSPEKTYLKFIVEDTGPGIAPQDLESLFEPFVQTEIGRQSEQGTGLGLAISRKFVQLMGGDLKVSSQLGQGASFEFQIPLELSDLAHIPRHQKTRRVVGLVPDQPRYRILVVDDRWENRQVIVKLLRPIGFEVQEAANGQEALALWSSWEPHLIWMDMRMPVMNGFEATQQIKSHLQGHATIIIALTASALIEEIPSIRAVGCDDFVRKPFLEHEIFDKIGQFLGVKYIYETLVISEPEATPIEQLTKSALTVMPPKWWLYLSDAASELDRDKITQLIVEIPVEHLALRKDLQRKVDNFDFDLIMNMAQQIENL is encoded by the coding sequence ATGACCCCAAAAACTAATTATGGTCAATATCTCGCCAAATTTCCGTTAAGATTTTTCCTGATTGTACCCTTTGTGATGCAAGTTTTTCTGGCAGTTGGACTGGTGGGATACCTTTCTTTTAGAAATGGTCAGAAAGCAGTCAATCGCCTAGTAGAACACTTGAGTAACGAAGTCAGCGATCGCGTCGATCAACATCTTGACTCATATCTAGGTCTTCCCCCTCAAATTGGAGCGCTGGGAGTTGATGCCTTACAAACAGGCTTGATCGATATTCATAATTTTCGCCAAGCGGAACGTTTTTTCTGGAAACAAGCTCACATTTACCCAAATATTAACTTTATTGGTTATTATTTAAATACTGGGGCAGGTGGTGGTGCTGGTAGGTGGCTTCCAGGACAAGGAGTCACTGTGGTGCAACATTCTCTAGTAGATGGCAAAGACTATGCTTATGCAACTGATGCTCAAGGAAATCGGACGAAGCTCTTGGATGCGACTAAATACGATGCACGTCAAGACCAGTGGTATCAAGATGGCGTGAAAGCTAGAAAACCCGTTTGGAGTAAAATCTATACCGCAGAAGGGTTTACGGGTTATGTCGCTGCCACTGTGGCTTATCCTATCTATGACAAAAAGCGTCAACTTATAGGGGTTTTTAGTACAGATTTGCTGCTCAGCGAGATTAGTAATTTTCTGCGTCAGTTACAAATTAGCCCCCAGGGTAGGGTATTTATTATCGAACGAGATGGTATGTTAGTTGGCAATTCTAGTGTTCGGGAAACCTACAATATCGTCAATGGCAAAACTCAACGGTTGAGCGCTCTGAACAGCCCCGATCCTCAGATTAGGATGACTGCCGAACATCTCAAGGAGAAATTTGGGAGTTTTCAGGCGATTACATCGGAAAAACAGTTAGAGTTTTTCTGGGACGATCAACGGCAGTTTGTGCAGGTATTACCTTGGCGCGATCGCTATGGTTTGGATTGGGTGGTGATAGTCACTATCCCTGAATCGGACTTTATGGGCGAAATTAATGCCAATACTCGAACCACAATCTTGCTGTGTTTTGCGGCTTTAATGACAACGACACTGCTGGGAATGCTGACTTCCCGTTGGATTACTAGTCCTATTGAGCATTTGAGTAACGCCAGTCAGGCGATCGCTGGTGGAGATTTGAACCAGAAGGTTGAGGTCAAAAGCATTCGAGAACTGAATAGTTTGTCTCAAGCCTTCAACGGGATGGCTCAACAACTCAGAGATTGGGTAGATTTACTAGAAAAGCGGGTGTCAGAGCGGACTGTACAGCTAGCAGAAGCCACGAAAGAGGCAGAAACCGCTAAATCCTCAGCGATTGCCGCTAACCGTGCCAAAAGCGAATTCTTAGCGAATATGAGCCATGAATTACGCACCCCGTTGAACGCTATTCTGGGCTTTGCCCAAGTCATGAACCGCGATCGCGAGCTAAAGCCAGAGCAGCAAGAAAATCTGGGCATTATTACTCGCAGTGGAGAACATCTACTATCTTTGATTAACGATGTTCTCGATATGTCGAAAATTGAAGCAGGTCGGATTGCCCTCAACCAAAATGACTTCGATCTCTACGCCGTTTTAGAGACGATTGAAGAGATGTTGATCCTAAGAGCCAACCTCAAAGGTCTAAGTCTCATCATCGATCGCGCCGAAGACTTACCTCGATATATTAAAACTGACGAAAAAAAACTCCGCCAAGTTTTACTAAATTTATTGGGTAACGCCATCAAATTCACTCAAAAAGGTCACATTTGGTTGCGCGTACAGACCCAATATATCGCGTCTGTAGATAGTCCAGAAAAAACCTATTTAAAATTCATCGTCGAAGATACTGGACCTGGTATTGCTCCCCAAGATTTAGAGTCTTTATTTGAACCATTTGTCCAAACAGAAATCGGTCGTCAGTCCGAACAAGGAACAGGTTTAGGGCTGGCAATTAGTCGCAAATTTGTCCAGCTAATGGGTGGAGACTTGAAAGTAAGTAGCCAACTCGGTCAAGGGGCAAGCTTTGAATTTCAGATCCCCCTAGAATTGAGCGATTTAGCCCATATTCCCCGCCACCAAAAAACTCGACGAGTAGTTGGTTTAGTTCCCGATCAACCACGTTATCGGATTTTAGTGGTTGACGATCGCTGGGAAAATCGTCAAGTCATAGTGAAACTGCTGAGACCCATCGGTTTTGAAGTGCAAGAAGCAGCAAATGGACAAGAAGCTCTAGCTCTGTGGTCATCCTGGGAACCACATCTAATTTGGATGGATATGCGAATGCCAGTCATGAATGGCTTTGAAGCGACACAGCAAATTAAATCTCATTTGCAGGGACACGCCACCATTATCATTGCCCTCACCGCTAGTGCCTTGATTGAAGAGATTCCGAGCATTAGAGCGGTCGGCTGTGATGATTTTGTCCGTAAACCTTTCCTAGAACATGAAATATTCGACAAAATCGGTCAATTTTTGGGGGTTAAATATATTTATGAAACACTAGTAATTAGTGAGCCAGAAGCAACACCAATAGAGCAACTTACCAAGTCAGCTTTAACAGTCATGCCACCAAAGTGGTGGCTCTACCTGTCCGATGCCGCCTCTGAACTGGATCGAGACAAGATTACTCAGTTGATCGTGGAAATTCCTGTAGAACATTTGGCTCTGAGAAAAGACCTCCAGAGGAAAGTGGATAACTTTGATTTCGATCTCATTATGAATATGGCTCAACA